DNA from Prunus persica cultivar Lovell chromosome G6, Prunus_persica_NCBIv2, whole genome shotgun sequence:
TCTTGTGTCTCCTTCATACCACCAACGCAACTACCAGCTACTATCTTCCTTCCTAGTAAATTTcagaataaatataaatagttaggttaattaatggagaaaaagagccaaaaatatgtacatatatacttaAACGCAATGAGACATTGAAGGGAGTTTCATCATATGCTTACCCATCAGCAGAGGAAAAACCGGAAGCTCGGGACGCTTCTCCGGTGCACCAACCATAACAAGCTTTCCATGAGACTTTAACAAATCAATGTAAGGTAAGAGAGGATGGTTTGCAGAGACTGTATCCATAATACCATCCATGGTGCCCATGGCAGCCTATGCAGAATGaagcaaaaatttaaaaacttgtCGGTCATCTACTATTTTCTTTGTACGGTCTCAACTGATCATGTATTGTAATGAATCGTACGGTCTCACCTGCATCTGATCTTCATCACGACTGACCAAAAACGAGTCAGCATGAAGATGTTTAATAGCTTCCTCCTCCTTTCCAGGGGAGGTACTGATCACAGTAACCTTAACCCCCGTAGCCTTGGCAAATTTCACAGCCACATGGCCTAGACCACCAAGGCCAGCAACACCTACATGCATACCGGGTTTGTCAAGTCCGAAATATCTCAAAGGGCTGTAAGTTGTAATCCCAGCGCATAGAAGAGGAGCAGCTCCATCAAGAGGTAGGTTATCTGGAATATTGACAACGAAGTGCTCATCAGCCACCATGATATCTGAGTAGCCTCCATACGTAGTCGTTCCGTCATGGTACTTGCCACCAAATGTGGGTATCCATCTGGGGCAGTAGTTCTCAAGGTTGTTTGCACAATTATCACAAGAATGGCAAGATCCCACCATGCATCCAACACCAACCTTGTCTCcaactttgaatttttctaCTTTGCTCCCTACCTCTGTCACGACACCAACAATCTCATGCCTGCATTGCCCAATTTATTTAAGTTCACATTGttactaaattttatttttgaattgatAAAATAAGTTCTCTCAATAAACATAATTTCTTCCATGCATTTCATGCTTACCCAGGAACAAGAGGATAGGTGGAAGCACCCCATTCAGTGGACTCCAATTCATTCTTGATTAGGTGAAGGTCGGAATGACATATCCCACAGTATGCGACTTTGAATGTCACGTCTTTCTCTCCCGTTTCCCTGCAACCCATATcaac
Protein-coding regions in this window:
- the LOC109949827 gene encoding probable mannitol dehydrogenase, whose product is MAKSLEEEHPKKAFGWAVRDSSGVLSPFNFSRRETGEKDVTFKVAYCGICHSDLHLIKNELESTEWGASTYPLVPGHEIVGVVTEVGSKVEKFKVGDKVGVGCMVGSCHSCDNCANNLENYCPRWIPTFGGKYHDGTTTYGGYSDIMVADEHFVVNIPDNLPLDGAAPLLCAGITTYSPLRYFGLDKPGMHVGVAGLGGLGHVAVKFAKATGVKVTVISTSPGKEEEAIKHLHADSFLVSRDEDQMQAAMGTMDGIMDTVSANHPLLPYIDLLKSHGKLVMVGAPEKRPELPVFPLLMGRKIVAGSCVGGMKETQEMIDFAAKHNVTADIEVIPIDYVNTAMERLAKTDVRYRFVIDIGNTLKPSS